A portion of the Fulvia fulva chromosome 1, complete sequence genome contains these proteins:
- a CDS encoding Methyltransferase: MTSSTPNEERKLLDPSELGTKEYWEAAYTRELHNNSTDTSDEGIIWFDESNAEDTVLQKLQTYASSNGGPLGLSTTRFLDLGTGNGHMLFALREDENDDGERWAGEMVGVDYSPKSVELARQLDTQRREALDDDVDSYANVRFEQWDLLTEAAGDWLGQGFEVVLDKGTFDAISLMPHSGEGPHPCETYLSQVEPLIKAGCFLVITSCNWTKDELVGWLAPEGGGLAFRDEATYRTFTFGGQTGQSVVTLIFQRKPWKTLGV, translated from the exons ATGACTTCTTCCACTCCGAACGAAGAACGCAAACTCTTAGACCCAAGTGAACTTGGAACGAAAGAATA CTGGGAGGCTGCCTACACCCGTGAACTACACAACAACTCCACCGACACCTCAGACGAGGGCATAATCTGGTTCGACGAAAGCAATGCAGAAGACACGGTTCTCCAAAAGCTACAGACCTATGCATCCAGCAATGGCGGCCCTCTTGGTCTCTCAACCACAAGATTTCTAGATCTTGGCACGGGAAATGGCCACATGCTCTTCGCACTTCGCGAAGATGAGAACGACGATGGCGAGCGCTGGGCCGGAGAGATGGTGGGCGTCGACTACAGCCCGAAGAGTGTTGAGCTAGCGCGGCAGCTGGATACTCAACGGAGGGAAGCGCTCGATGACGATGTGGACTCTTATGCCAATGTACGATTTGAGCAATGGGATCTACTGACTGAGGCTGCTGGAGACTGGCTAGGGCAGGGGTTCGAGGTTGTGCTTGATAAGGGTACATTCGATGCTATTTCGCTCATGCCGCACTCTGGAGAGGGACCTCATCCGTGTGAGACTTACCTATCGCAAGTCGAACCATTGATCAAGGCTGGATGTTTTCTGGTCATTACTTCTTGTAATTGGACCAAGGATGAGTTGGTGGGTTGGCTTGCGCCGGAGGGTGGAGGACTGGCTTTCCGTGATGAGGCGACGTATCGGACGTTCACGTTTGGTGGACAGACAGGGCAGAGTGTCGTTACGTTGATCTTTCAGAGGAAGCCTTGGAAAACACTCGGAGTCTGA